The Piliocolobus tephrosceles isolate RC106 chromosome 2, ASM277652v3, whole genome shotgun sequence genome window below encodes:
- the C2H3orf56 gene encoding putative uncharacterized protein C3orf56 homolog has translation MGTGASEKQAEQKVCCAFQASEEAHGTLATATPWVAVGSAYGSCTCLGAQRVTDLALWPVVGTSCVVYSCMGFSPQAYPAFWAYPWVLHGGYLWMGYLPPAALVPSVWLYWRGASSFDPLIGSRYLAALAPNLFPFPTRFPPTYSLASPTLGEATSSHCPQVGCQTPASSAPRAVIGGPSRGAPYLKTSKAPPSEWASRFSIWVPLPCCSSELRPLPPSPIEDSQLDPGCSRSCSRSPCRARRRLFEC, from the coding sequence ATGGGCACAGGTGCATCCGAGAAACAAGCAGAGCAGAAGGTCTGCTGTGCCTTCCAGGCCTCTGAGGAAGCCCACGGGACTCTGGCAACCGCAACCCCCTGGGTGGCCGTGGGCTCTGCCTATGGTTCCTGTACCTGCTTGGGAGCCCAGCGTGTAACTGACCTGGCCCTCTGGCCTGTTGTGGGGACTTCCTGTGTTGTCTACTCCTGCATGGGATTTTCCCCACAAGCTTACCCAGCCTTCTGGGCTTACCCGTGGGTGCTCCATGGTGGGTATCTCTGGATGGGTTATCTCCCTCCAGCTGCCTTGGTGCCTTCAGTGTGGCTATATTGGAGGGGTGCCTCCAGTTTTGACCCCCTCATAGGAAGTCGATACCTGGCTGCCTTGGCCCCCAACCTATTTCCTTTCCCCACGAGATTCCCACCCACCTACTCCTTGGCTTCTCCTACTCTGGGCGAGGCCACCTCCAGCCACTGTCCCCAGGTGGGTTGCCAGACTCCAGCCAGCTCAGCCCCCAGGGCTGTCATAGGGGGGCCATCCAGAGGAGCTCCCTACTTGAAGACAAGCAAAGCCCCTCCCTCAGAATGGGCTTCCAGGTTCAGTATTTGGGTGCCTTTGCCCTGCTGCAGCTCAGAGCTCCGCCCTCTGCCCCCTTCCCCCATTGAAGATTCTCAGCTGGACCCCGGCTGCTCCCGCTCCTGCTCCCGGTCACCCTGCAGGGCCCGCCGCCGCCTCTTTGAGTGCTAG